CCAGTGGGAGCATTGCAGCTATAAGGGTACCTGCGGATGCAAATATTATGAAGAAGGCATCCTTTATCCTGAACTTACGCCTTGTTCTCCTGCCCTCACCGGAGAGGACTTCATCTGTTATGATTATCTGGTCGTCCACCCCTGTACCTATCGCCGCCAGTATACCTGCTATGGCTGCAAGGTCAATGTTCCACCTGATAACCGCGGCCGCCCCCAGTATGAGTATGAGCTCTGCGAGGGTTGTGAAGAATATTGGCAGGACCAGGAGGGGACTGCGGTACCTCACTATGAGTATCAAGGCGATTGCAAGCACAGCAAGGAGTCCCGCGATCAGCGCACCCTCTGTGAACTGTTTTCCGAGTTCAGGGGATACGCTGCTCACACCGACAATCTTAACCTTAACAGGCAGTGAACCTGTTTTGAGGAGGGTTTCTATCTCCTTTGCCTGGACCTCAGCCTCTGCCTTGCTGTTCTCTGCACCTGTTATCCTGACATCGGTGACAGGCTTTCCTGTTGCAACCTCCGCTGATATTTCAGGGGATGTTATGAGACGGTCATCCAGGTACATTTTAACTGGCTCCCCTGCCTTGCCCCGGGCCGCCTCTGCGAACTTCCTGGCACCCTCTGGTGAGAGCCTGAAGGGGACCTCCCATTCATTACCGGTTATTATTGGGGACTGTACGCTCACAATATCTGAACCTGTCAGAACGGTCTCGTTACCGATCTTTGCCTCAAATTTACCGGGTTTACCGACTATCTTTGCGACCTGGTCTGGCTGGACACCGGCAATTTCAACTATAACGTTCTGGTCTCCGCTTGCACGCACCTTCACGTCCTTCACACCGAATATGTTGAGCCTCTTATCAAGTACACTGGTCACGGTGTTCATGGTCGCGGCATCAACAGGCCTCTCGAGTTGTATCTGTATGAGGGACCCTCCCTGCAGGTCAAGTCCCTGCTGGATACCCATTGTTGATATTGCAGTGATACTCGCCACCACCAGGACTATGAGGAGTAGCACGCGGTAGTCCTTAATAAACTTTGAGACCTTCCTGTTCATGATTTAACCTCCAGGTACCACCTCAGAATTCCAAGATTCATGAGCCACGTGGTCAGGATATCCGCCAGTAGCCCTATTATCAGAACAGAGGCTATGTCACTCAGCACCCTGGCCTCCGGCATCAGGAATACCGTCACGAGGTAGAGTGCCGCCATTGAAGCGATTGCAGATATGGACATTGTAACACCTGTCTTCATGGCCCCGAGGGCCCTCTCATTGATGCTACCCTTCCGGCGTTTAAGGACCCTTGTGGTGAGTAGGATGTCTGTGTCCACACTGTAACCTATGAGCATAAGTATGGCACCAACAGATGCCAGTGAGAGGGGTATGCCCAGGATTGACATCCCACCCACGGCTATTATGATATCAGATGCCGCTGCAAGTATAACAGCCAGTGAGGGGACAGGGGCCCTGAAGATTATGAAAACAGTCACCGACATGAATAGGAATGCGAAGCCAATGGCCCAGTAGATCTGGTTCATGGCCTGTCTGCTCAGCACAGGGCCCACTGACTTGTAACTGTTGATGGTTGCTGTGCCCCTGAGGGCTTCACTCACCTTCACAACATCCAGGTCTGCACCGAACTGTACCGTCGCCCTTTCACCCCTTATGGAGAGGACCTTAACGTCTCCTGTGCCCAGTTTTTCCCTGAGTAGCGATTCCAGTTCAGCCTGGGTAACACTCTTATGGAGGGTCAGCTCTGCAAGAGTTCCCCCCTTAAGGTCCACACTCTCGTTGAGTCCATTGAAGGTAACCAGAAGCAGCGCGATTAAAGTTATGGCTGCGGGTATTGCTATGAGAAGCTTGTATGACTTTAAAATGCGGTCAATCAAGGTTATCACCTTTAATAGTTTATCTTTCCTGTCACCTGGCTTCGTATATCTTCAGGTCCTTCTCATTGATTATCCTGAGGGTATCCTCCCTCACCTGGATGAGCTCTTTACCTGCTGTTTTCTGGATGAAGAAATTTATGATCCTTCCTCCACGCGCCCCTATCTTCTCTGACATCCGATCTATTGCACCCTCACCGCCCTGCCGGCTCATGGTGGTGAATAGTATCACGTCCTTCCCGAGGAAATCCGCCCGGTCTATCAGGGTTATTATCGCCGGCGCGGGTTTACCTGCCCAGGTAGGTGTCCCGACGTATATGAGGTCATAACCGGACAGATCAACCTTTTCTGGCTTTATGGGCGTTTTGGACTCTCTGATGGCGTCTATGGATGATCTGAAACTGCTCATGAACCCCTTTCTATCCTCAAGGTCCCTGATCTCAATAAGATCAGCATCCAGTTCCTCTGCAAGGGTCCTTGCAACCATCGCAGTGTTCCCGGTACGCGAATAATAAATTACACATGTCTTCATCGTATCACTCAGCTTCGTCACCTTGGGTATGATCTGGACGGTATAATATATATCTCTGCCCATTTAATAACGGTGCCCTGCTATGGGTGCATCCCGGGGAAATCAAGACCCTCAGCCTCCCTGAACCCGAACATTATGTTCATATTCTGGATGGCCTGCCCGGATGCGCCCTTCACGAGGTTGTCTATGGCAGAAACTATAACAGCCCGCTGATTGTCGTCAACCTCGAAGCATCCTATGTGGCAGAAGTTGGAGCCCCTGACGGCACTGAGTCGTGGGATTCCATCAACAACCCTCACAAAGGGTTCACCATCATAGAATCCCCTGAATATATCTGCGATTTCATCCTGCTTCAGGTCCTCAAGGAGGAAGGTGTGGGCCGTCGTCAGGATGCCCCTTGTCACCGGGACGAGGTGGGGTGTGAAGCTGAGCCTCACAGGATTCAGCCTTGAGAGTTCCTGTCTTATCTCAGGTGTGTGTCTGTGGCCTGTTACATTGTAGGGGATTACATTATCACTGCAGTGGGGGTAGTGGGTCAGTGGCGTTGGCTTAACACCCGCACCACTCACTCCTGTCTTTGAATCAATTATGAATGTGTCTGCGATTTTTTCATATACCAGGGGGAGACATGCAAGTATAGCGCCTGTCGGGAAGCAGCCAGGATTTGCAACGAGATCTGCGGAGGATATCTCCTCCCTGTGGATCTCAGGAAGTCCATAAACCGCCTCGAGGGGGCTTTCATGTTTTATCCCGTACCATTCCTCATAGGTTTCAGTGTCATCAAAGCGGTAGTCACCGCTGAGGTCCACCACCCTTATACCCCTCTCCATGAGCTGGGGAACGATCTTCATTGAGGCCCCGTGGGGGGTGGCTGTGAAGACAAGGTCCGCATCGATTTCCCCGGGACCGGCATCCTCAAAGTTCAGGTCAGTGTCCTGGAGGTGTGGATGCACCCTCGATACGGGAACACCACTGTACTGCCTCGATGTGGCTGAGACCACCTCCACCTTCCTGTGGTTCTCGAGGAGTCGCAGCAGTTCACCTCCAGTGTATCCACTGGCTCCGATAATACCCACACTTATCATCTCAATCACCTTAATCAACTGTGATAACTACTTTGGTGAACTAATTTAAATAAGGTGTCATGGGGGGATGTCTCATTCTCCCGGTCCACTTCAAGTGTCCGGTCATCACCTCTGCCTAACCTATCACCACAAATATCCAAGCCCTTTATCCACCTGATGTTCCCTGACCAATGGATCTAGAGTACTCCCATAAAACCCCTTCACACTCCAATCCTTTCCTGACCCCAGGTCATGGCCACCAAAATTTATAAGTATACAGGGGACAACCTTTAACTGTCCATGGGGATCATTTTCCTCATGAATGGAGGCGGTAAAATTAAGCGTCACTCGATACTTGCATTACTGCTGCTTCTTGGAGTGGTGGTACTGCCTGCTGGAGATGTGAATGCTGCTGAATCAAATCTAACAGCAGATACAACCGGAAACACAACT
This region of Methanothermobacter thermautotrophicus genomic DNA includes:
- a CDS encoding preprotein translocase subunit SecD; the protein is MNRKVSKFIKDYRVLLLIVLVVASITAISTMGIQQGLDLQGGSLIQIQLERPVDAATMNTVTSVLDKRLNIFGVKDVKVRASGDQNVIVEIAGVQPDQVAKIVGKPGKFEAKIGNETVLTGSDIVSVQSPIITGNEWEVPFRLSPEGARKFAEAARGKAGEPVKMYLDDRLITSPEISAEVATGKPVTDVRITGAENSKAEAEVQAKEIETLLKTGSLPVKVKIVGVSSVSPELGKQFTEGALIAGLLAVLAIALILIVRYRSPLLVLPIFFTTLAELILILGAAAVIRWNIDLAAIAGILAAIGTGVDDQIIITDEVLSGEGRRTRRKFRIKDAFFIIFASAGTLIAAMLPLAYIGFSRGATGIGLLAGFAFTTVLGVLIGVFITRPVYARFIETFNVAMRK
- the argC gene encoding N-acetyl-gamma-glutamyl-phosphate reductase, whose translation is MISVGIIGASGYTGGELLRLLENHRKVEVVSATSRQYSGVPVSRVHPHLQDTDLNFEDAGPGEIDADLVFTATPHGASMKIVPQLMERGIRVVDLSGDYRFDDTETYEEWYGIKHESPLEAVYGLPEIHREEISSADLVANPGCFPTGAILACLPLVYEKIADTFIIDSKTGVSGAGVKPTPLTHYPHCSDNVIPYNVTGHRHTPEIRQELSRLNPVRLSFTPHLVPVTRGILTTAHTFLLEDLKQDEIADIFRGFYDGEPFVRVVDGIPRLSAVRGSNFCHIGCFEVDDNQRAVIVSAIDNLVKGASGQAIQNMNIMFGFREAEGLDFPGMHP
- a CDS encoding flavodoxin — its product is MKTCVIYYSRTGNTAMVARTLAEELDADLIEIRDLEDRKGFMSSFRSSIDAIRESKTPIKPEKVDLSGYDLIYVGTPTWAGKPAPAIITLIDRADFLGKDVILFTTMSRQGGEGAIDRMSEKIGARGGRIINFFIQKTAGKELIQVREDTLRIINEKDLKIYEAR
- a CDS encoding protein translocase subunit SecF, translating into MTLIDRILKSYKLLIAIPAAITLIALLLVTFNGLNESVDLKGGTLAELTLHKSVTQAELESLLREKLGTGDVKVLSIRGERATVQFGADLDVVKVSEALRGTATINSYKSVGPVLSRQAMNQIYWAIGFAFLFMSVTVFIIFRAPVPSLAVILAAASDIIIAVGGMSILGIPLSLASVGAILMLIGYSVDTDILLTTRVLKRRKGSINERALGAMKTGVTMSISAIASMAALYLVTVFLMPEARVLSDIASVLIIGLLADILTTWLMNLGILRWYLEVKS